The following are encoded in a window of Roseimaritima ulvae genomic DNA:
- a CDS encoding Y4yA family PLP-dependent enzyme, whose protein sequence is MPDTASNLQIRNACEGVLPLHAKIAPWMEQTLTQQPVQQWVGRWGSPLNVLQVEPFQQNLSELHRVGEQRDVDLRAFFARKANKCPAFITAAAAVDAGIDTASEVELTQTLDAGVESERVICTAAVKSEALLEQCVANDVVIAIDNADELRATDRVAARLRRSARVALRISGFQHDGEKLHSRFGVDIDEVSGFTDLFWPHPNTHPIRLVGLHFHLDGYSADQRVSAIQQSLQLVDRLRDRGHKIDFLDIGGGIPMRYLESESQWQDFWREHEAALLGKRSEVTYRNHPLARQLHDGRVQGAPNSYPYWQPLVQAEWMARVLDAEFEGATIAKAVARRDLQLRCEPGRSVLDGCGMTIARVEFRKRHPDGYWLIGLSMNRTQCRTSSDDFLVDPLLLPADTAPQERTAPMEGYLVGAYCTESELIQLRRMRFTKGVAIGDLIVFPNTAGYLMHFLESRSHQFPLAENLLVGDAGDAPRLV, encoded by the coding sequence GTGCCTGACACTGCCTCCAATCTTCAAATTCGTAACGCCTGCGAGGGAGTGCTGCCTTTGCACGCCAAGATTGCGCCGTGGATGGAGCAGACGTTAACGCAGCAGCCTGTGCAGCAGTGGGTTGGCCGTTGGGGATCGCCGTTAAATGTGTTGCAGGTCGAACCCTTTCAACAAAACCTTTCCGAATTGCATCGCGTCGGCGAGCAACGTGACGTGGATCTGCGGGCATTTTTTGCACGAAAAGCCAACAAGTGTCCTGCCTTCATTACCGCTGCCGCTGCGGTGGATGCCGGCATCGATACCGCCAGTGAAGTCGAACTTACTCAAACCCTGGATGCCGGCGTCGAATCGGAACGCGTGATCTGCACCGCCGCGGTTAAAAGCGAGGCATTGCTGGAACAATGCGTGGCCAATGACGTCGTGATCGCGATCGATAACGCCGACGAGTTGCGAGCCACCGACCGAGTTGCCGCTCGACTGCGGCGTTCAGCACGCGTCGCTTTGCGGATCAGCGGATTCCAGCACGACGGAGAAAAATTGCATTCCAGGTTTGGCGTCGACATCGACGAGGTTTCCGGCTTTACGGATCTGTTTTGGCCGCATCCCAACACACACCCCATTCGATTGGTTGGGCTGCATTTTCACTTGGATGGATACAGCGCGGATCAACGCGTGTCGGCAATCCAGCAGTCCCTGCAGCTTGTCGATCGGTTGCGTGACCGCGGCCACAAGATCGACTTCTTGGACATCGGCGGTGGGATTCCGATGCGATATCTGGAAAGCGAGTCGCAATGGCAGGATTTTTGGCGGGAACATGAAGCGGCTCTGCTGGGCAAACGCTCGGAAGTCACTTATCGGAATCACCCGCTCGCCCGCCAGCTGCATGATGGTAGGGTGCAGGGAGCCCCCAATAGTTACCCGTATTGGCAGCCTCTCGTTCAGGCGGAATGGATGGCCCGCGTGCTGGACGCGGAATTTGAAGGCGCGACGATTGCCAAAGCGGTGGCGAGACGCGATTTGCAGTTGCGGTGCGAACCGGGCCGCAGCGTGCTGGACGGTTGTGGAATGACGATCGCACGGGTTGAGTTTCGCAAGCGGCACCCGGACGGCTATTGGTTGATCGGATTGTCGATGAATCGAACGCAATGCCGTACCTCCAGCGATGACTTTCTAGTCGATCCGCTGCTGCTGCCTGCCGACACCGCTCCGCAAGAACGTACCGCGCCGATGGAGGGCTATTTGGTGGGGGCCTATTGCACCGAATCCGAGTTAATTCAGCTGCGCCGAATGCGGTTTACCAAGGGAGTCGCCATCGGGGATCTGATTGTCTTCCCCAACACCGCGGGGTATCTGATGCACTTTCTGGAGAGCCGTTCGCATCAGTTCCCGCTCGCTGAAAATCTGCTCGTGGGGGATGCTGGTGATGCCCCGCGTTTGGTCTAG